The Myxocyprinus asiaticus isolate MX2 ecotype Aquarium Trade chromosome 39, UBuf_Myxa_2, whole genome shotgun sequence genome window below encodes:
- the LOC127430315 gene encoding dual specificity protein phosphatase 14-like, with protein MGSRSQGFFHHSYNHHHHHHHHHHRSSVMPTTVPRLVPETSSLLGGIAQITPSLFIGRGNVASNRSLLLSKGITCVVNATIELPNFNWPHMEYMKVPLADMPHSPISLYFDSVADKIHSVGRKRGAVLVHCAAGVSRSASLCLAYLMKYHRVSLAEAHAWVKARRPVIRPNGGFWQQLIEYERKLFGRNSVKMIQTPYGVIPDIYERDRRNLAPYWGL; from the coding sequence ATGGGTTCCCGAAGTCAGGGGTTCTTTCATCACTCATATAACCATCAtcaccaccaccatcatcatcatcaccgcAGTTCAGTGATGCCTACAACTGTGCCTCGACTGGTACCCGAGACCAGCAGCCTGTTGGGTGGCATCGCCCAGATCACCCCTTCCTTGTTCATTGGACGTGGGAATGTGGCGTCCAACCGCAGTCTCCTCCTGTCCAAAGGAATTACCTGTGTGGTGAACGCCACCATTGAGCTGCCCAACTTCAACTGGCCGCACATGGAATACATGAAGGTGCCACTGGCCGACATGCCCCATTCTCCAATCTCACTTTATTTTGACAGTGTGGCTGATAAGATCCACAGTGTGGGCCGCAAACGGGGAGCCGTCTTGGTGCATTGTGCAGCTGGGGTGAGCCGATCCGCCTCGCTTTGTTTGGCTTATCTCATGAAGTACCACAGAGTTTCCCTGGCTGAGGCCCACGCTTGGGTGAAGGCCCGGCGACCCGTCATTCGTCCTAATGGAGGATTCTGGCAACAACTCATTGAGTACGAAAGGAAACTGTTTGGCAGGAACTCTGTGAAAATGATCCAGACACCATATGGTGTCATACCAGATATCTATGAGCGGGATCGTAGAAACCTGGCACCTTACTGGGGCTTGTGA